A single genomic interval of Burkholderia cepacia ATCC 25416 harbors:
- a CDS encoding LacI family DNA-binding transcriptional regulator, with protein sequence MGTTIRDVARAAEVSIGTVSRALKNQPGLSEATRARIVEIAQRLGYDPAQLRPRIRRLTFLLHRQHNRFPASPFFSHVLHGVEDACRERGIVPTLLTVGPNDDVLRQMRPHAPDAIAVAGFIEPETIEALAATGRPLVLIDLWAPGLRSVNIDNATGAALAMRHLLATGRTRIAFIGGSPAHYSIAQRAIGYRRAFFEAGRLFDPAYEVTIDAGLDPDTGAARAMEQLLDAPGPRPEAVFAYNDAAALAAQRVCTARGLRIPDDIAIVGFDNIPAAAHASPPLTTLAVDKEALGRRGVELLLADSPERTEISLPVELIVRASSQPAGSPALDTATVTES encoded by the coding sequence ATCGGCACCGTCTCCCGCGCGCTGAAAAACCAGCCGGGCCTGTCCGAAGCCACGCGTGCGCGCATCGTCGAGATCGCGCAGCGGCTCGGCTACGATCCCGCGCAGCTGCGGCCGCGCATCCGCCGGCTCACCTTCCTGCTGCATCGCCAGCACAACCGCTTTCCGGCCAGCCCGTTCTTCTCGCACGTGCTGCACGGCGTCGAGGACGCCTGCCGCGAGCGCGGCATCGTGCCGACGCTGCTCACGGTCGGGCCGAACGACGACGTGCTGCGCCAGATGCGCCCGCACGCGCCCGACGCGATCGCGGTGGCCGGCTTCATCGAACCGGAGACGATCGAGGCGCTTGCCGCGACCGGCCGGCCGCTCGTGCTGATCGACCTGTGGGCACCCGGCCTGCGCTCGGTGAACATCGACAACGCAACGGGTGCGGCGCTCGCGATGCGTCACCTGCTCGCCACCGGCCGCACGCGGATTGCATTCATCGGCGGCTCGCCCGCGCACTACAGCATCGCGCAGCGCGCGATCGGCTACCGGCGCGCGTTCTTCGAAGCCGGGCGGCTGTTCGATCCCGCCTACGAAGTGACGATCGACGCGGGGCTCGATCCCGACACGGGCGCCGCGCGCGCGATGGAGCAGCTGCTCGACGCGCCGGGCCCGCGCCCCGAAGCCGTGTTCGCGTACAACGACGCGGCCGCGCTCGCCGCGCAGCGCGTGTGCACCGCGCGCGGCCTGCGGATTCCGGACGACATCGCGATCGTCGGCTTCGACAACATCCCGGCCGCCGCGCACGCGAGCCCGCCGCTCACGACGCTCGCGGTCGACAAGGAAGCGCTCGGCCGCCGCGGCGTCGAGCTGCTGCTCGCCGACTCGCCCGAACGCACCGAGATTTCCCTGCCCGTCGAGCTGATCGTGCGGGCCAGCAGTCAGCCCGCCGGCTCCCCGGCACTCGATACCGCCACGGTCACCGAATCATGA
- a CDS encoding AGE family epimerase/isomerase yields MNMPPVQPCTAAPAAHTQAAPFVASFRDPSFLLSHIEDTLRFYATNAFDPTGGFYHYFRDDGSIYNRTSRHLVSSCRFVFNYAMAYRHFGDPRHLEYARHGLRFLRDAHWDDELQGYDWELDWRDGAKRATLDGTRHCYGLAFVLLAAAHATMAGIDEARPLIAATYELAEHRFWDAAAGLYADDATPNWIVSSYRGQNANMHMTEALLAAHEATGHLTYLDRAEKLASHITQRQAALSGGLVWEHYHADWSVDWDYNKEDSSNIFRPWGFQPGHQTEWAKLLLILERHRPLDWLVPRAAELFDAALTHAWDADHGGLYYGFGPDFTICDHNKYFWVQAETFAAAAMLGARTGSERFWDWYDEIWRYSWAHFVDHRYGAWYRILTCDNRKYSDEKSPAGKTDYHTMGACYDVLATLARAQRSEPTQ; encoded by the coding sequence ATGAACATGCCCCCGGTCCAACCCTGCACGGCCGCGCCGGCCGCCCACACGCAAGCCGCGCCGTTCGTCGCGAGTTTCCGCGATCCGTCGTTCCTGCTGTCGCACATCGAGGACACGCTGCGCTTCTACGCAACGAACGCGTTCGACCCGACGGGCGGCTTCTACCACTACTTCCGCGACGACGGCAGCATCTACAACCGCACGTCGCGCCACCTCGTCAGCAGTTGCCGGTTCGTCTTCAACTACGCGATGGCGTACCGGCACTTCGGCGATCCGCGCCACCTGGAATACGCGCGCCACGGGCTGCGCTTCCTGCGCGACGCGCACTGGGACGACGAACTGCAGGGCTACGACTGGGAACTCGACTGGCGCGACGGTGCGAAGCGCGCGACGCTCGACGGCACGCGCCACTGCTACGGGCTCGCGTTCGTGCTGCTCGCGGCCGCGCACGCGACGATGGCCGGCATCGACGAGGCACGCCCGCTGATCGCGGCCACCTACGAGCTCGCCGAGCACCGCTTCTGGGACGCAGCCGCGGGCCTCTACGCGGACGACGCGACGCCGAACTGGATCGTGTCGTCGTACCGCGGCCAGAACGCGAACATGCACATGACCGAGGCGCTGCTCGCGGCCCACGAGGCGACCGGGCACCTCACGTACCTCGATCGCGCGGAAAAGCTCGCGTCGCACATCACACAGCGCCAGGCCGCGCTGTCGGGCGGGCTCGTGTGGGAGCACTACCACGCGGACTGGTCGGTCGACTGGGACTACAACAAGGAAGACAGCTCGAACATCTTCCGCCCGTGGGGCTTCCAGCCCGGGCACCAGACCGAATGGGCGAAGCTGCTGCTGATCCTCGAGCGGCACCGCCCGCTCGACTGGCTCGTGCCGCGCGCGGCCGAGCTGTTCGACGCCGCGCTCACGCACGCATGGGACGCCGACCACGGCGGCCTGTACTACGGCTTCGGCCCCGACTTCACGATCTGCGACCACAACAAGTATTTCTGGGTGCAGGCGGAGACCTTCGCGGCGGCCGCGATGCTCGGCGCGCGCACCGGCAGCGAGCGCTTCTGGGACTGGTACGACGAGATCTGGCGCTACAGCTGGGCGCACTTCGTCGATCACCGCTACGGCGCGTGGTACCGCATCCTCACCTGCGACAACCGCAAGTACAGCGACGAGAAGAGCCCGGCCGGCAAGACCGACTATCACACGATGGGCGCGTGCTACGACGTGCTGGCAACCCTCGCGCGCGCGCAGCGCAGCGAGCCGACGCAATGA